The DNA window CGGTGTCGAGGGTCTCGCCCTCCTTGAACTTCTGGTAGATCTCCTCGGCCTCCTCCTTCTCCTCCTCGCGCTTCTCGGCGCGCTCGTCCTTGCGCTCCTCCTCCTCCTTCTTGTCGAGCTCGCGCAGGCGCTTCTGGACGCGGACGAAGTCCTCGTGGTGGCGGTCCGCCGCCTCCTGGGCCTCGACGAAGAGCTCGTGCATCTCGTCGGCCTCGTCACGGATGTCGTCGGCCTCGCGGTAGGCCTCGATCATCTGGTTGTGGTGCTCCTGGGCCTTGTCCGCGAGCTCCGTCACCTTCTGGTGGTGTTTCGACGCCTCGGAGCGGACCTCCTCGGCCTCCTCGACGAGCTCGTCGAGCTCGCTCGTGTCGTCGATCTTCTCTTTCTTCTCGGCGAGCTCCTCGCGTTTGTCGTCGATCTTCTCGATGAGCTCGCGCTCGTCCTCCGCGTCGAGGACCTCCGTCTGCTGACGGAACTCGAGCTCCTCGATCTCCTCTTTGAGCTCCTCGATGGACTTGCCGGAGCCGAGCTCCATGTCGCCTTTGAGCTCCTCGACCTCGTCGAACAGTTCGTTCGCCTTCGCGTTGAGCTCGTTGCGCTTGTCCTTGTGCTCCTGGACCTGCTCGTTGAGCTCGTCGCGCTTCTCGCGGTGCTGTTGGGCCTCGTCGACCTTCTCTCGGGTCTTGGCGTTGAGGTCGTCGCGGTTCGACGCTCGCTCGGAGGCCATCTGGTTCAGCTCGTTGCGTCGGTCGCGCAGCTGCCCGGCGCGTTTGATGAGCTGACCCTTGGAGCCGTTCTCCAGGTCGTCTTCAGAAAGGTCCACGTTGTCCGCGTCGTTCATCGGCTCGATGTCGTACTGTTCGATGACTTCTTCTTTCGTTACCATTTTTTGATCACTCCATCACCGCTCCGGAGATAGCGACCGCTCGCCGTCGTGCGTTGGGCCGTCGGCAAGAACTCCCGTTCATTTCAGCGTGCGATCCACCAGCGCCGGAGGCGTTCTGGTACCTCAACGTACCGCAGGCCGACATATAAATACTTCGGTGGAATCGTGTGAAAGTCGGTAGCACGGGGCGTGTACCGCCCGATCTTGGGAACCTCCCACGTGCGGCGTGGGTGTCGTTGACGGGCGAAACCCGAGCGCGAGTCGAGTTGAACGGGGGCGAGCTGAGCGTGAGTTGAGTCCAGCGCGAGTCGATCCGTTACGAGCGCTCTCCCACGTCGTACGAGAGCACGACGCCGTCGTCGAGCCGCTCGATCCCGGTCAGATCCAGTCGCGGGAACGCCTCCAGGAACCCGTCGCCGTCGACCAGCGTCGGCGCGTCGCGTCCGCCCACGACGAGCGACCCGACGTACACCTGGAGCTCGTCGACGATCCCGGCCGCGAAACACGAGTAGATCACCTCGCCGCCCCCCTCCACCATCAGCCGGTCGACGCCCGCGTCCTCGAGCGCGCTCGCGGCCTCGTCCAGGTCGACGCGTTCCTCGCCGGCGACGACCACCTCCGCGCCAGCGGCCGACAGTTCCTCGCGGCGCTCGGGGGTCGCCGCCGCCGACACGAGCAGGTAGGTGGTCGCCGCGTCGTCGAGGATCCGCGCGTCCGTCGGCGTCCGGCCCGTCGAGTCGACGACGACGCGCGCGGGGTCACCCGGCCGGCCGTTCCGCAGCCGCTCGACGCGGCGCGCCTCCTCGTCGAGCGTGAGGTGCGGGTCGTCGGCGAGGACGGTCCCGACGCCGACCAACACCGCGTCGGCGGCCGCCCGGATCCGGTCCACCCGGTCGAAGTCCTCCTCGCCCGAGATCCGGAGCTGCTCCCGGCGGCGCGTCGAGAGCTTCCCGTCGACGCTCTGGGCCGCGTTGACGACGACGTACATACGCGCCGGTGGGGGCGGGCGTCGAATGGTCGTTTCGGTCCGGCGCGTCCCAGGCGACTCGACCGACGCGTCGCGAGCGACCCGCCCCGTCACCAGATATATTCGGCGCAGTCTCCAACGACGCTCATGAGGGTCTCCACCCTTCTCGTCGTGCTCGGCGTGCTCCTGTTCGTGCTCCCGCTGCCCGGAACGTTCGTCGTCGGCGCGCTCGCCGTCCTCGCGGGGGTGGTCGCCCGCCTGCTCGGCGCGTGACCCGACACGGTTTTCTCGCCGGTCGCCGACGCTCCGCCCGTGTCCGATCCGACCGCACACCACGCCGGAATCACCGTCTCGAACCTCGACCGCGCCGTCGCCTTCTACACCGACGTCTTCGACCTCGAGGTCGTCGCCGAGTTCGCCGTCGGCGGGGAGGCGTTCGCCGA is part of the Halorubrum aethiopicum genome and encodes:
- a CDS encoding 2,5-diamino-6-(ribosylamino)-4(3H)-pyrimidinone 5'-phosphate reductase, with amino-acid sequence MYVVVNAAQSVDGKLSTRRREQLRISGEEDFDRVDRIRAAADAVLVGVGTVLADDPHLTLDEEARRVERLRNGRPGDPARVVVDSTGRTPTDARILDDAATTYLLVSAAATPERREELSAAGAEVVVAGEERVDLDEAASALEDAGVDRLMVEGGGEVIYSCFAAGIVDELQVYVGSLVVGGRDAPTLVDGDGFLEAFPRLDLTGIERLDDGVVLSYDVGERS
- a CDS encoding coiled-coil protein encodes the protein MVTKEEVIEQYDIEPMNDADNVDLSEDDLENGSKGQLIKRAGQLRDRRNELNQMASERASNRDDLNAKTREKVDEAQQHREKRDELNEQVQEHKDKRNELNAKANELFDEVEELKGDMELGSGKSIEELKEEIEELEFRQQTEVLDAEDERELIEKIDDKREELAEKKEKIDDTSELDELVEEAEEVRSEASKHHQKVTELADKAQEHHNQMIEAYREADDIRDEADEMHELFVEAQEAADRHHEDFVRVQKRLRELDKKEEEERKDERAEKREEEKEEAEEIYQKFKEGETLDTEDLMKLQKTGLL